A single Venturia canescens isolate UGA chromosome 1, ASM1945775v1, whole genome shotgun sequence DNA region contains:
- the LOC122419260 gene encoding transmembrane protein 115: MAAIKGLGRNIPYLRQQFAALLGNTSTSVKFICVVVLFSYCLSFMEQAVLTLSVTPGYLLPPAFWIWTAFTFCFLEIHFWEVCVDVVTVGLCGKLIEPLWGAMEMMTFFAVVNFGVAVLSTLFYLFLYMCTSNPELLFDIHIHGLTGYIAGVSVAVKQIMPDHIIIKTPLGKMTNRNIPMIVWMMSLMLWVVGLLEGTHPTMFLSGVIISWVYLRFYQRHNNGTRGDMADNFTFASFFPNVLQPPIAVVSNTVHGFFVRIGLCKKIVRRFDMSNAPPGLVINLPGIDPQDSERRRQIALKALSERLSKDHAKPWQYDRSKKHSPIPPAVSIPIPESSTPKPLTSPLIPQMNVNIHSHPSTST, translated from the exons ATGGCAGCGATCAAAGGTTTGGGGCGAAACATCCCCTACCTAAGACAACAATTTGCGGCGTTACTCGGTAACACGAGTACCAGCGTTAAATTCATATGTGTCGTTGTGCTATTCTCCTATTGCCTCTCCTTTATGGAGCAGGCTGTACTGACGCTAAGTGTCACACCAGGTTATCTTTTACCTCCGGCTTTTTGGATATGGACAGCCTTCACCTTTTGCTTCCTTGAAATACACTTTTGGGAAGTTTGTGTGGATGTTGTCACTGTTGGACTTTGCGGCAAGCTCATCGAGCCACTTTGGGGAGCCATGGAAATGATGACTTTCTTCGCTGTTGTTAATTTTGGTGTCGCTGTACTTTCTACCTTGTTTTACTTGTTCCTTTATATGTGCACTAGCAATCCTGAATTACTATTTGACATTCATATCCATGGTCTCACCGGTTACATAGCAG GTGTCAGTGTTGCAGTGAAACAAATTATGCCTGATCacataataataaaaacaccATTGGGAAAAATGACCAATAGAAATATTCCAATGATCGTGTGGATGATGAGTCTCATGCTCTGGGTAGTTGGACTTCTAGAAGGCACACATCCTACAATGTTTCTTAGTGGCGTCATTATATCATGGGTCTACCTGAGATTTTATCAAAGGCATAATAATGGTACTCGGGGCGATATGGCTGATAATTTTACATTTGCCAG CTTCTTTCCAAATGTTTTACAACCGCCGATCGCAGTCGTAAGCAATACTGTGCACGGATTCTTTGTACGCATTGGACTGTGTAAGAAGATCGTCCGAAGATTCGACATGTCAAACGCACCACCAGGTCTAGTCATAAATCTGCCTGGTATAGACCCTCAGGACAGCGAAAGACGAAGACAAATAGCGTTGAAAGCATTGAGCGAGAGGCTTAGCAAAGATCACGCAAAGCCTTGGCAGTACGATAGAAGTAAGAAACATTCGCCGATACCACCCGCAGTTTCGATACCAATTCCTGAATCGAGTACACCTAAACCTCTCACATCTCCCTTAATCCCCCAAATGAACGTAAACATTCACAGTCATCCGTCCACCAGTACGTGa
- the LOC122419125 gene encoding uncharacterized protein: MPGVCSRCLREVYFAEEKLALGKVWHTFCFSCRNCRKLLDSWTVETHSGELFCRNCYNRLFSTASVRPSLPLSTSPFVPLTDKKNSSVFPCESLSDCCCCSYCSKEKCISDNNSERIVEISNCQSENNRLRGGGGCEEDLETERGLNLEGDDAADPRERDIEQLDLRSSPTTICDRVYSPTAVTAWYNKHQSASQSMFSRPSSATQNLIRPSSTPVFGEAFETCNTWNSRGIASGRPGSPCRVALKHCEHSKQCHRHRCHEIRRSDRDARIQDRKSSIEACRGRNFVENYQKHLRVRNQIATQLLAVIRSQVRLRPLTRKIQDLVTIGKNTIIIDSSRRKFLQAAQPPSGTPRASRKKISFLFPGRVRSGSPTPGKTVDKSPIDVTSFKRPGEDFDVISSMDKTEGMEDSDESDVCEGNNRMRGGCGGCGGGGASSGCGSGAGALLGGGSGGGCCCGGGGCGGGGAGNANSVGEGEAYENGGAGYKNVGGGCENVGGGCGCGGGGGVKSGYASSGISRRFRDAGSEEPANRYARSGGCSDGNSNGASGPCASKFGGNSLSSGYLTCPPRMPDRCSPESSGFSSCTADACSSPCAAKKDCCLPPGTRPKPHRKFVRCNAPCTGNAQGCGGGGNCGGGCRGGCGNPGQTCLPLRACSIPPCQPHTGGSGRSPCMPPRIHSPPPCCRMPNIIGTVGGVFRSGGGGGGSGYGGTRSSGGRTGGGGGGGGGGGGGGGSVCTPAIGCQQDNDSPFDACLQPKVPTGCECLGGGLDCQRCGRKVYHAEMMIISGVPYHHICFSCYCCRKPLETLTYHENCGEIYCKQCYVRNFGPQGYGYAGVLQTPM; the protein is encoded by the exons ATGCCCGGAGTTTGTTCGCGTTGCCTGCGCGAGGTTTACTTCGCCGAGGAGAAATTGGCCCTGGGAAAAGTTTGGCATACATTTTGCTTTTCATGCC gtAATTGTCGAAAATTGTTGGACAGTTGGACAGTGGAAACTCACTCCGGCGAGCTGTTCTGCCGAAATTGTTACAACCGCCTTTTTTCGACAGCTTCCGTCAGGCCATCTTTACCGCTGTCGACAAGCCCTTTCGTTCCGTTAACCGATAAGAAAAATTCCTCTGTTTTCCCCTGCGAATCATTGTCCGattgctgttgctgctcttACTGCAGCAAGGAAAAGTGCATTTCCGATAACAATTCGGAACGAATCGTAGAAATATCGAATTGCCAGTCGGAAAATAATCGACTCCGGGGTGGTGGTGGTTGCGAGGAAGATCTCGAAACCGAAAGGGGTTTGAATCTAGAGGGCGACGACGCAGCCGATCCTCGTGAAAGGGACATCGAACAGCTGGATCTTCGGAGCTCTCCAACGACTATTTGCGATCGAGTCTACAGCCCCACTGCGGTTACTGCATGGTACAACAAGCATCAGTCGGCATCTCAGAG TATGTTCAGTCGTCCTTCTTCGGCGACGCAAAATCTCATACGTCCTTCGAGCACTCCAGTCTTCGGGGAAGCTTTCGAGACCTGCAACACTTGGAATTCCCGTGGCATCGCTAGTGGAAGACCAGGCAGCCCCTGTCGAGTAGCCCTCAAACATTGCGAGCACTCAAAGCAATGTCACCGTCATCGCtgtcacgaaattcgaagatCCGATAGAGACGCGCGTATTCAAGACCGGAAGAGTAGCATCGAAGCCTGTCGTGGGagaaatttcgtggaaaattaTCAAAAGCATTTGAG AGTCAGA AACCAAATCGCTACTCAGCTTCTTGCAGTAATTCGAAGCCAGGTTCGTCTACGTCCATTGACGAGGAAGATCCAAGATTTAGTGACGATCGGGAAGAACACAATCATCATTGATTCCTCAAGGAGAAAGTTTCTGCAAGCAGCTCAACCACCGAGCGGTACGCCACGAGcatcaaggaaaaaaatatctttccTTTTTCCTGGAAGAGTGCGCTCCGGGAGCCCAACCCCGGGGAAGACTGTTGACAAAAGTCCCATCGATGTTACAAGCTTCAAACGCCCCGGCGAAGATTTCGATGTCATAAGTAGCATGGACAAGACTGAGGGAATGGAAGATTCTGATGAGAGTGATGTTTGCGAAGGAAACAACAGAATGCGCGGTGGTTGCGGCGGCTGCGGTGGTGGTGGAGCTTCCTCGGGCTGTGGAAGTGGGGCTGGAGCTTTGCTAGGAGGTGGAAGCGGCGGTGGCTGTTGCTGCGGCGGTGGAGGTTGCGGAGGCGGCGGTGCTGGTAACGCGAACAGCGTCGGTGAAGGTGAAGCTTACGAAAACGGTGGTGCAGGTTACAAAAATGTCGGTGGAGGTTGCGAAAACGTTGGCGGAGGCTGTGGATGCGGTGGTGGCGGAGGCGTGAAAAGCGGCTACGCTAGCTCGGGAATATCGAGACGTTTTCGCGACGCTGGTTCGGAGGAGCCCGCGAATCGCTATGCGAGATCCGGAGGATGCAGCGATGGGAATTCCAACGGAGCGTCGGGTCCTTGCGCCTCGAAATTCGGAGGAAATTCTCTGTCATCAGGATACTTGACTTGCCCGCCGCGTATGCCAGACCGTTGCTCCCCGGAGTCTTCGGggttttcaagctgcaccgcgGATGCGTGTTCATCGCCCTGCGCTGCTAAAAAGGATTGCTGCTTACCTCCTGGAACTAGACCGAAACCCCATAGAAAATTTGTGCGATGCAACGCCCCTTGCACCGGCAACGCCCAGGGCTGCGGGGGTGGTGGAAATTGTGGTGGCGGATGTCGCGGTGGTTGCGGCAACCCCGGTCAAACGTGCTTACCCTTGAGAGCATGCTCTATTCCACCGTGTCAGCCTCACACGGGAGGAAGTGGAAGATCACCGTGCATGCCACCGAGAATCCACTCACCGCCACCCTGTTGCCGAATGCCCAATATTATTGGGACCGTGGGTGGCGTTTTTAGGAGCGGCGGTGGCGGCGGTGGCTCGGGTTACGGCGG GACCAGAAGCTCCGGAGGCCGGACGGgcggcggtggtggtggtggtggtggtggtggcggcGGTGGTGGTTCTGTTTGTACACCCGCAATCGGCTGTCAGCAGGATAATGACTCTCCTTTTGATGCTTGTCTTCAACCAAAAGTGCCAACCGGTTGCGAATGTCTCGGCGGAGGCCTGGACTGTCAACGCTGCGGACGAAAAGTTTATCACGCTGAAATGATG ATCATTTCCGGGGTGCCTTATCACCACATATGCTTTAGCTGTTACTGCTGTCGCAAACCCCTTGAAACCTTGACATACCACGAAAATTGCGGTGAAATTTATTGCAAGC AATGTTACGTACGAAATTTCGGGCCCCAAGGATACGGCTACGCCGGTGTACTACAAACGCCGATGTGA